The following are from one region of the Hymenobacter sp. YIM 151858-1 genome:
- a CDS encoding SusC/RagA family TonB-linked outer membrane protein — translation MKKSLWSIMLPGVLLAQQVQAQQTRTVTGVVTAAADRSPLPGVNVVVKGGTTGAQTGADGRYSLQVAPGTTLVFSFIGYNTLERTVGADGTIDVALEASSTTLQEVQITTAYGIQQERREINYAAQQVTSKDIIETRQTNIVNALQGKVAGVQITSSGGGAGEGASIVIRGGNSLDGDNQPLFVIDGVIMDNSSFTESTAPGGGSAFNGILGRSVASTNRAADINPEDIESMTVLKGPAAAALYGLRAANGAVIITTKRGKAGATNITYRTQFSVDEVNRLPKLQNQYKQGAGGVFDPTTRNSWGPRFAPGEPVYDNVGNFFEKGTSFQNYLTMSGGNDKANFMVSASHQDTKGVTPQNNYDKTTVRLSGQVQLSPKLGASGSAQYMNSGGRRPLQGPGLFGGTGGFFVSLLNWPRNDDASNYLNPDGTRRRLTPLSVGTNDADNPYWTTEFNPQTDRTNRVIANTQLTYDPAKWVRLSYNLGTDVYTEKFRSVRAVGTSQPNNQNGGIAETTNFVRLLNSNFLATFNHDFSENVGTSLVLGNTVEQAVYETTDVIGLIFQNPNFVSINNTVNRNALTNNRIRRLVGNFGRLSFDFFKQATLELNGRYDLSSTLPRPNLNKNYGKGFFYGSVAAGWEFSRTLGLDTNPVLNYGKIRASVAEVGKDTGPYRVDSPLAQSTYIGAGFRQGFFGSNRLLKPERTRAYEAGLDLQFLRGRLGLDASVYHQETRDQLIAPRVSQASGFILQYINGGTVVNRGIELALSGTPVKLANGFEWTALANFTANRNKAKQLPGFLTEVNQSDASIIDVARGSAFPGRPITSIAAYDFQRVQSGPNAGKIIIGANGYPTINTAVYQYAGNRAPDYTTQVTNTFSYNGLTFSFMWDFRKGGKVVNGNDWLTTRNGLSERTLDRYKEVVFDGVVANGDGTFSQNTRPVELTQAYFTSILGAVGTPFIEDASWTRLRYATLTYSLPKTWLGNSGTIKSIELGVTGRNLLLFTKYSGVDPETSAAGAGVRGGGSTGFDYGSVPATRGVDMSLRATF, via the coding sequence ATGAAGAAATCTTTATGGTCTATCATGCTGCCCGGCGTACTGCTGGCGCAGCAGGTGCAGGCCCAGCAAACGCGCACCGTTACCGGCGTGGTAACGGCCGCGGCCGACCGCTCGCCCTTGCCCGGGGTGAACGTGGTGGTAAAGGGCGGCACCACCGGCGCCCAAACCGGCGCCGATGGCCGCTACTCGCTGCAGGTGGCGCCGGGCACCACGCTGGTGTTCAGCTTTATCGGCTACAATACCCTGGAGCGCACCGTGGGCGCCGATGGCACCATCGACGTAGCGCTGGAAGCCTCCTCTACCACGCTGCAGGAAGTACAGATTACCACGGCCTACGGCATTCAGCAGGAGCGCCGCGAGATTAACTACGCCGCCCAGCAGGTTACCTCGAAGGACATCATCGAGACGCGCCAGACCAACATCGTGAACGCGCTGCAGGGCAAGGTGGCCGGCGTGCAGATTACCTCCTCGGGCGGTGGCGCCGGCGAAGGCGCCAGCATCGTAATCCGGGGCGGCAACTCGCTCGACGGCGACAACCAGCCGCTGTTCGTGATTGACGGGGTCATCATGGATAACTCGTCGTTCACGGAGTCAACGGCTCCCGGCGGCGGCTCGGCGTTCAACGGCATCCTAGGTCGCTCGGTGGCCTCTACCAACCGGGCAGCCGACATCAACCCCGAGGACATCGAGAGCATGACGGTGCTGAAGGGCCCGGCCGCCGCGGCGCTCTACGGCCTGCGCGCCGCCAACGGGGCCGTTATCATCACCACCAAGCGCGGCAAAGCAGGCGCTACCAACATCACGTACCGCACGCAGTTTTCGGTGGATGAGGTAAACCGCCTGCCCAAGCTGCAAAACCAGTACAAGCAGGGCGCGGGCGGCGTGTTCGACCCCACCACCCGCAACTCGTGGGGCCCGCGCTTTGCCCCCGGCGAGCCGGTGTACGACAACGTGGGCAACTTCTTCGAGAAGGGCACCTCGTTCCAGAACTACCTCACTATGTCGGGCGGCAACGACAAGGCCAACTTCATGGTGTCGGCCTCGCACCAGGATACCAAGGGGGTAACGCCGCAAAACAACTACGACAAAACCACCGTGCGCCTGAGCGGGCAGGTGCAGCTGTCGCCCAAGCTGGGCGCCTCGGGCTCGGCGCAGTACATGAACTCGGGCGGCCGCCGGCCGCTGCAAGGCCCCGGCTTGTTTGGCGGTACGGGCGGCTTTTTCGTGAGCTTGCTGAACTGGCCCCGCAACGACGACGCCAGCAACTACCTGAACCCCGACGGCACGCGCCGCCGCCTCACGCCCCTGTCGGTAGGCACCAACGACGCCGACAACCCGTACTGGACGACGGAGTTTAACCCCCAAACCGACCGCACCAACCGCGTAATTGCCAACACGCAGCTCACCTACGACCCTGCCAAGTGGGTGCGCCTGAGCTACAACCTAGGCACCGACGTGTACACCGAGAAGTTCCGCTCGGTGCGCGCCGTGGGCACTTCGCAGCCCAACAACCAGAACGGGGGCATTGCCGAAACCACCAACTTCGTGCGCCTGCTGAACTCCAACTTCCTGGCCACCTTCAACCACGATTTCAGTGAGAACGTGGGTACCTCGTTGGTGCTCGGCAACACCGTGGAGCAGGCCGTGTACGAAACCACCGACGTTATCGGGTTGATTTTCCAGAACCCGAACTTCGTTTCGATTAACAACACAGTGAACCGCAACGCGCTTACCAACAACCGCATCCGGCGTTTGGTGGGCAACTTCGGCCGCCTGAGCTTCGACTTCTTCAAGCAAGCCACGCTGGAGCTGAACGGCCGCTACGACCTCTCCTCTACCCTGCCCCGCCCCAACCTGAACAAGAACTACGGCAAGGGCTTCTTCTACGGCTCGGTGGCGGCAGGCTGGGAGTTTAGCCGCACCCTGGGCCTCGATACCAACCCCGTGCTCAACTACGGCAAAATCCGCGCTTCGGTAGCGGAGGTGGGCAAGGATACCGGCCCGTACCGCGTCGATTCGCCCTTGGCGCAGTCGACGTACATCGGTGCCGGTTTCCGCCAAGGCTTCTTCGGCTCGAACCGCCTGCTGAAACCCGAGCGCACCCGCGCCTACGAAGCCGGCCTCGACCTGCAGTTCCTGCGTGGCCGCCTGGGTCTGGATGCCAGCGTGTACCACCAGGAGACGCGCGACCAGCTAATTGCACCGCGCGTAAGCCAGGCTTCGGGCTTTATTCTGCAGTACATCAATGGTGGTACGGTAGTTAACCGCGGCATTGAGTTGGCTTTGTCGGGTACGCCCGTGAAGCTGGCGAATGGCTTCGAGTGGACGGCCCTTGCCAACTTTACGGCCAACCGCAACAAAGCCAAGCAGCTGCCCGGCTTCCTGACGGAGGTAAACCAATCGGATGCCTCCATCATCGACGTTGCTCGTGGCAGTGCATTCCCAGGCCGCCCCATCACCTCTATTGCCGCCTACGATTTCCAGCGCGTGCAATCGGGCCCGAACGCGGGCAAAATCATCATTGGCGCCAATGGCTACCCCACCATCAACACGGCGGTGTACCAGTATGCCGGCAACCGCGCCCCCGATTACACCACGCAGGTTACGAACACCTTCAGCTACAACGGCCTCACGTTTAGCTTTATGTGGGACTTCCGCAAAGGCGGCAAAGTGGTAAACGGCAACGACTGGCTGACTACCCGCAACGGCTTGAGCGAGCGTACCCTCGACCGTTACAAGGAAGTGGTATTTGATGGCGTAGTAGCTAACGGCGACGGCACTTTCTCGCAGAACACGCGCCCCGTGGAGCTGACGCAGGCTTACTTCACCAGCATCCTGGGTGCCGTGGGTACGCCCTTCATCGAGGATGCCTCCTGGACGCGCCTGCGCTACGCCACGCTTACCTACAGCCTGCCCAAAACCTGGCTTGGCAACTCGGGCACCATCAAGAGCATCGAGCTGGGCGTAACGGGCCGCAACCTGCTGCTCTTCACGAAGTACTCCGGCGTCGACCCCGAAACCTCGGCCGCCGGGGCCGGCGTGCGCGGCGGCGGCTCCACGGGCTTCGATTACGGCAGCGTGCCCGCTACCCGCGGGGTAGATATGTCGCTGCGGGCCACTTTCTAA
- the nagB gene encoding glucosamine-6-phosphate deaminase — MHPVITPERVPVSIYSDSEQASVAVAQQIADLIRQRHGEGQPCVLGLATGSSPTRVYEELVRMHREEGLSFRNVITFNLDEYYPMPPDSLQSYVRFMHEYLFDYVDIPAENIHIPNGTIRQEEVAEYCRRYEADIEEAGGIDLQLLGIGRTGHIGFNEPGSGASSRTRLITLDHITRTDAASDFYGEENVPRRALTMGVGTILEARQIVLLAWGEGKAAVIKRMVEGEPTDSVPATYLQRHPAVQVVLDEAAAAELSPRKTPWLAGIACNWHDEALVRKAVTWLARHLQKPILKLTDEDYNENGLSDLLAESGQAYGINIRVFNQLQHTITGWPGGKPNADDSHRPERATPFPKRVLIFSPHPDDDVISMGGTLLRLVDQGHEVHVAYQTSGNIAVFDDEAIRFAEFVADYDAALGLPGGQPAESLYQRVVDALRQKAPGQVDTPEVQQIKGLIRRGEAKSACRLAGIPDENAHFMDLPFYETGRVRKKPLGEEDIQLTMDLLNRIRPHQIYAAGDLSDPHGTHRVCLSAIFQAVERLKAEGTAWLQDCWVWLYRGAWQEWDIDQIEMAVPISPEELTRKRRAIFKHQSQKDRPLFPGADQREFWQRAEERNRTTAKVYDQLGLPEYEGIEAFVRWKY; from the coding sequence ATGCACCCCGTAATCACTCCCGAGCGCGTACCCGTCAGCATTTACTCCGATTCGGAGCAGGCATCGGTGGCTGTGGCCCAGCAAATTGCCGACCTCATCCGGCAGCGCCACGGCGAAGGCCAGCCTTGCGTACTGGGCCTGGCCACTGGCTCGTCGCCCACGCGGGTGTACGAGGAGCTGGTGCGCATGCACCGCGAAGAAGGATTGTCGTTCCGCAACGTCATCACCTTCAACCTCGACGAGTACTACCCCATGCCGCCCGATTCGCTGCAGAGCTACGTGCGCTTTATGCACGAGTACTTGTTCGACTATGTGGATATTCCGGCCGAGAACATTCATATCCCCAACGGTACCATCCGGCAGGAGGAGGTAGCCGAGTATTGCCGCCGCTACGAGGCCGATATTGAAGAGGCCGGCGGCATCGATTTGCAGCTGCTGGGCATTGGCCGCACGGGCCACATCGGGTTCAACGAGCCAGGCTCGGGCGCCAGCTCGCGCACCCGCCTCATCACCCTCGACCACATTACGCGCACCGATGCGGCCTCCGATTTCTACGGCGAAGAGAACGTGCCGCGCCGCGCCCTCACGATGGGGGTAGGCACCATCTTGGAAGCGCGGCAAATCGTGCTGCTGGCCTGGGGCGAAGGCAAAGCGGCCGTAATCAAACGCATGGTAGAGGGCGAGCCTACCGACTCGGTGCCCGCTACTTACCTGCAGCGCCACCCCGCCGTGCAGGTAGTGCTCGACGAAGCCGCGGCCGCCGAGCTGAGCCCGCGCAAAACGCCATGGCTGGCCGGCATTGCCTGCAACTGGCACGATGAGGCGCTGGTGCGCAAGGCCGTAACCTGGCTGGCCCGCCACCTGCAAAAGCCCATTCTGAAGCTTACCGACGAGGATTACAACGAAAACGGCTTGTCGGATCTGCTCGCCGAATCGGGGCAGGCGTACGGCATTAACATCCGGGTGTTCAACCAGCTGCAGCACACCATTACGGGCTGGCCCGGCGGCAAGCCCAACGCCGACGACTCGCACCGGCCCGAGCGCGCTACGCCTTTCCCGAAGCGCGTGCTCATCTTCTCGCCGCACCCCGACGACGACGTAATATCGATGGGCGGCACCTTGCTGCGCCTCGTCGACCAGGGCCACGAGGTGCACGTGGCGTACCAAACCTCGGGCAACATTGCCGTGTTCGACGACGAAGCCATCCGGTTTGCCGAGTTCGTGGCCGACTACGACGCTGCCCTGGGTTTGCCGGGCGGGCAACCCGCCGAGAGCCTGTACCAGCGCGTGGTGGATGCGCTGCGCCAAAAGGCCCCGGGCCAGGTAGATACGCCCGAGGTGCAGCAAATCAAAGGGCTGATTCGGCGGGGCGAGGCCAAATCGGCATGCCGCCTGGCCGGCATCCCCGACGAGAATGCGCACTTCATGGATTTGCCTTTCTACGAAACCGGGCGCGTGCGCAAAAAGCCCCTAGGTGAAGAGGACATTCAGCTGACCATGGACCTGCTGAACCGCATCCGGCCGCACCAGATTTACGCCGCCGGCGACTTATCCGACCCGCACGGCACGCACCGGGTGTGCTTGTCGGCCATTTTTCAGGCCGTGGAGCGCCTGAAAGCCGAGGGCACCGCGTGGCTGCAGGATTGCTGGGTGTGGCTGTACCGCGGCGCGTGGCAGGAGTGGGACATCGACCAGATTGAAATGGCCGTGCCGATTTCGCCGGAGGAACTCACGCGCAAGCGCCGCGCCATCTTCAAGCACCAGTCGCAGAAAGACCGGCCGCTGTTCCCCGGAGCCGATCAGCGCGAGTTCTGGCAGCGCGCCGAGGAGCGCAACCGCACCACCGCCAAAGTTTACGACCAGCTGGGCCTGCCCGAGTACGAAGGCATCGAGGCCTTTGTGCGTTGGAAATACTAG
- a CDS encoding SusC/RagA family TonB-linked outer membrane protein gives MPNTYSLARRPLLWSWLSLCLLLCLGAAASAYAQQQAYTLQGRVIDERGQGLPGTTVLVGGTTQGASTDADGNYSFSAQLAPGAYSLTFSSIGYTAQSRSLTLGSATSITTNVTMREARQSLDDVVVVGSTVSTNRRELGNAISTVSGQELTRSGTGAVLNSLQGKVPGAQIVQNSGDPAGSISVRLRGIKSLSGSSDPLYVIDGVIISNSSTNVSQLALSNDVGSAQVGQNRLADLNPNDIESINVLNGAAAAAIYGSRAANGVVLITTKRGRAGEVRVSAYASFNMNELRKSVPVNTYGKQFGFRDLRLYTIAGVSPAQVAANPGTTTVPIVRAGVTTQLASNLVDVERYNYFDEIFRRGYGTDNGVSVSGGSENTQYLVSVGYFQNQGIIRGTNFRRYNIRTRLDQRLTKWARLTAGVAFNNSDADEKANGNVFYSPINSVNITNNIYDIRRRDANGNLLAVEPTRVNPLSTIEDMDFTQRINRTISDLQLKLTPAKGLSVDYLIGADIIGQAGQSYIRPYPYQAQAGLPLARYPFGFASNAQLNALQLNSDLNVAYDRQVGENFKTTLLAGYSYQYVRQELTQARGQNLTPFITTISGAANNTLVSTFGLPEQFDLSGAYVQGTLGYRNLAFVTAAVRRDGSSKFSSSETNQYYPKVSGSLVLSDLGFWQNAGYAKAFNSLKLRASYGQAGGLTGIGSYDRFYQFTPVPFLGRSTYLPSARLANERVRPERLTELEVGGDLGFLNDRIGLGITAYWQETKQLLANRNVAPSTGGLTIVTNVASIENKGVELQLTATPVRTANFSWDVTALFNRNRNKVLELPGSGGQQQAIAIDNVAGAPVYLLAGQPVGVFYGSGYARNPDGSLLLTPQGFPQDERTRGQAVGATTYVPAREGNGQPAYGPGTAIANIVIGNPNPKWTGSFSTNVAYKKLSARILLDAVQGVDVFNADYRTRQGVGLGDLAEKELRGELPRGYIFAVYNTQEFRIDDGSFVKLREASLSYDLPTFTPLIRNLNVSLIGRNLVSWDNYKGFDPETSAGGTSDLLRAIDFGNVPIPRTYQVRLAASF, from the coding sequence ATGCCCAACACCTACTCGCTTGCGAGGCGGCCCCTGCTCTGGAGCTGGCTTTCGCTATGCCTATTGCTTTGCCTAGGTGCCGCCGCTTCGGCCTACGCCCAGCAGCAAGCCTATACCCTGCAAGGCCGCGTTATCGACGAGCGCGGCCAGGGCCTGCCCGGCACCACCGTGCTGGTTGGCGGCACCACGCAAGGCGCCTCCACCGATGCCGACGGCAACTACAGCTTTAGCGCGCAGCTAGCGCCCGGGGCTTATTCGCTCACGTTTTCGAGCATCGGCTACACGGCCCAAAGCCGCTCCCTTACCCTGGGTAGCGCCACCAGCATCACCACCAACGTAACCATGCGCGAGGCCCGCCAAAGCCTCGACGACGTGGTGGTGGTGGGCTCCACGGTGAGCACCAACCGGCGCGAGCTCGGCAACGCCATCAGCACAGTATCGGGGCAGGAGCTGACGCGCAGCGGCACCGGGGCGGTGCTGAACTCGCTGCAGGGCAAGGTGCCCGGCGCGCAAATCGTGCAGAACTCCGGCGACCCGGCCGGCTCCATTTCGGTGCGCCTGCGCGGCATCAAGTCGCTTTCGGGCTCCTCCGACCCCTTGTACGTTATCGACGGCGTCATCATCAGCAACAGCAGCACCAACGTGTCGCAGCTGGCCTTGTCGAACGACGTGGGCTCGGCGCAGGTAGGCCAAAACCGCCTCGCCGACCTCAACCCCAACGACATCGAGAGCATCAACGTGCTGAACGGGGCCGCCGCGGCGGCCATCTACGGCTCCAGGGCCGCCAACGGGGTGGTGCTGATTACCACCAAGCGCGGCCGCGCCGGCGAGGTGCGCGTATCGGCCTATGCCAGCTTTAACATGAACGAGCTGCGCAAATCGGTGCCGGTAAATACCTACGGCAAGCAGTTCGGCTTCAGGGATTTGCGCCTGTATACCATTGCGGGCGTGTCGCCGGCGCAGGTGGCGGCCAACCCCGGCACCACCACCGTGCCCATCGTCCGCGCGGGCGTAACCACGCAGCTGGCCTCCAACCTGGTAGACGTGGAGCGCTACAACTACTTCGACGAGATTTTCCGGCGCGGCTACGGCACCGACAACGGCGTGTCCGTATCGGGCGGCTCCGAGAACACGCAGTACCTCGTGTCGGTGGGGTATTTCCAAAACCAGGGCATCATCCGGGGCACCAATTTCCGGCGCTACAACATCCGCACGCGCCTCGATCAGCGCCTCACCAAGTGGGCGCGCCTGACGGCCGGCGTGGCCTTCAACAACAGCGACGCCGACGAAAAAGCCAACGGCAACGTGTTCTACAGCCCCATCAACTCTGTCAACATCACCAACAACATCTACGACATCCGGCGGCGCGACGCCAACGGCAACCTGCTGGCCGTGGAGCCCACCCGCGTAAACCCCTTGTCGACCATCGAGGACATGGATTTTACGCAGCGCATCAACCGCACCATCAGCGACTTGCAGCTGAAGCTAACGCCGGCCAAAGGCCTGTCGGTTGATTACCTGATTGGGGCCGACATCATCGGGCAGGCCGGGCAGAGCTACATCCGGCCGTACCCGTACCAGGCGCAGGCGGGCTTGCCGCTGGCCCGCTACCCGTTTGGCTTTGCCTCCAACGCCCAGCTGAACGCCCTGCAGCTCAACTCCGACCTGAACGTGGCCTACGACCGGCAGGTGGGCGAAAACTTCAAGACCACTTTGCTGGCCGGCTACAGCTACCAGTACGTGCGGCAGGAGCTGACGCAGGCCCGCGGCCAAAACCTCACGCCGTTTATCACCACCATCAGCGGGGCGGCCAACAACACGCTCGTCAGCACCTTCGGCCTGCCCGAGCAGTTCGATTTGAGCGGCGCCTACGTGCAGGGCACGCTGGGCTACCGCAACCTGGCGTTTGTAACGGCGGCCGTGCGCCGCGATGGGTCGTCGAAGTTTTCCAGCTCCGAAACCAACCAGTACTACCCCAAGGTAAGCGGCTCGTTGGTGCTTTCGGACCTAGGCTTTTGGCAGAACGCCGGCTACGCTAAGGCGTTTAACTCGCTGAAGCTGCGGGCCAGCTACGGGCAGGCGGGCGGCCTCACCGGCATCGGCTCCTACGACCGGTTTTACCAGTTTACGCCGGTGCCCTTTTTGGGGCGCAGCACCTACCTGCCCAGCGCGCGGCTGGCCAACGAGCGCGTGCGCCCCGAGCGCCTGACGGAGCTGGAAGTGGGCGGCGACCTAGGGTTTCTGAACGACCGCATCGGCCTGGGCATCACGGCGTACTGGCAGGAAACCAAGCAGCTGCTGGCCAACCGCAACGTGGCGCCTTCCACGGGTGGCCTCACCATCGTAACCAACGTGGCCAGCATCGAGAACAAAGGCGTGGAGCTGCAGCTTACGGCCACGCCCGTGCGCACCGCCAACTTCAGCTGGGACGTTACGGCCCTGTTCAACCGCAACCGCAACAAAGTGCTGGAGCTGCCGGGCTCGGGCGGGCAGCAGCAGGCCATTGCCATTGATAACGTGGCCGGGGCGCCGGTGTACCTGCTGGCCGGGCAGCCGGTGGGCGTGTTCTACGGCTCGGGCTACGCCCGCAACCCCGATGGCTCGCTGCTGCTCACGCCGCAGGGCTTTCCGCAGGACGAGCGCACCCGCGGCCAGGCCGTGGGCGCCACCACCTACGTGCCCGCCCGCGAGGGCAACGGCCAGCCCGCCTACGGGCCCGGCACGGCCATTGCCAACATCGTAATCGGCAACCCCAATCCTAAATGGACGGGCTCGTTCAGCACCAACGTGGCCTACAAGAAGCTCTCGGCCCGCATCCTGCTCGATGCCGTGCAGGGTGTGGATGTGTTCAATGCCGACTACCGCACCCGGCAGGGCGTGGGCCTGGGTGATTTGGCCGAAAAAGAGCTGCGGGGCGAGCTGCCGCGCGGCTACATTTTTGCGGTGTACAACACGCAGGAGTTCCGCATCGACGACGGCTCGTTTGTGAAGCTGCGCGAGGCCTCGCTGAGCTACGATTTGCCCACGTTCACGCCGCTGATCCGCAACCTCAACGTGTCGCTGATCGGGCGCAACCTCGTGTCGTGGGACAATTACAAGGGCTTCGACCCCGAAACCAGCGCCGGCGGCACCAGCGACCTGCTGCGCGCCATCGACTTTGGCAACGTGCCCATTCCGCGCACTTACCAGGTGCGGCTGGCGG